The following are encoded together in the Macadamia integrifolia cultivar HAES 741 chromosome 10, SCU_Mint_v3, whole genome shotgun sequence genome:
- the LOC122091163 gene encoding uncharacterized protein LOC122091163 has product MEIELVKCECCGLKEDCTQDYISEVKAKFDGKWLCGLCSEAVRDEVNRGKNPFGMDEAVKAHMSFCRKFKSNPAVRVADGMRQMLRRRSDLSSTSSSSSSSSSKKYMRSASTSQVGDESSFSLY; this is encoded by the coding sequence ATGGAGATTGAACTGGTGAAATGCGAGTGTTGTGGCTTGAAAGAGGATTGCACCCAAGATTACATAAGTGAGGTGAAAGCGAAATTTGATGGGAAATGGCTATGTGGGTTATGCTCAGAAGCTGTGAGAGATGAAGTGAACAGAGGGAAGAATCCATTTGGGATGGATGAAGCTGTGAAGGCTCACATGTCCTTTTGTAGGAAGTTTAAGTCTAACCCTGCAGTTAGAGTTGCAGATGGGATGAGGCAGATGCTCAGGAGGAGGTCAGATTTGTCTTcgacctcttcttcttcttcatcttcttcttctaagaaGTACATGAGATCAGCAAGCACATCACAAGTAGGAGACGAATCCTCATTCTCACTTTACTAA